From the genome of Flavobacterium luteolum, one region includes:
- a CDS encoding SsrA-binding protein, translated as MYKLLAKLNKLLLPSFTKQGLDISKAKKWQMAIIGYRAYITKKALGN; from the coding sequence ATGTATAAATTATTAGCCAAACTAAATAAACTACTTTTGCCAAGCTTTACCAAACAAGGTCTAGATATTTCGAAAGCAAAGAAATGGCAAATGGCAATTATTGGTTATCGCGCCTATATTACAAAAAAAGCTTTAGGCAATTAA
- a CDS encoding M56 family metallopeptidase produces MEALFIFILKSSGLLAMFYFAYIFLLRKETFFNSSRWFLIAGLITSVIMPFVVYTKVIWIEAPPMPSPVPVITTTANTIESIPTSNHDVVAYKPQYKPTTVTVVEKENFEINWSLVLTAVYGIGFLAFMIKFALDFYSLNAVLKGKKIEQQDDFKFIDIKENIAPFSYFDYIVYNSSLYTAAELENILEHEKVHSNQKHTVDVLISRVFCILFWFNPIVWLYKKAILQNLEFIADSEASKKIADKKAYQYTLLKITTHETCVAITNHFYQSLIKKRIVMLNKNQSNKRNYWKYSAVIPALGAFVLLFQIRTIAQEKKQNEATVTQRDTIKDSDETIKITKNTTDKELNELTGKLKTNHNLDVVISDVKRNTKEELTAIQINVKSDSGKKQTIKIDGDEAIKDCELAIGTDENGAKSININTDRNFKVPVIIRNERVIVRNHGESDVATPVPPAPPAFPTGPLPVAPTVDMSKMPKPPVAPKNPKDKVAMQKFEKEMEEFEKKMEKFQPNIDAMTAYGDAVSEIMSKREAIYEKEMAKYEIAMEKFNAKMEKFNYDFKFSFGDDSKDYESNMKQYEQDMKQYELDMQQHAKDMKQHAKDMKQHEKDMKQHEKDMKEMEKQNKKA; encoded by the coding sequence ATGGAAGCACTTTTCATTTTTATCTTAAAATCAAGCGGGTTATTAGCAATGTTTTATTTTGCTTACATTTTTTTACTCCGTAAAGAGACTTTTTTCAACAGCAGCCGATGGTTTTTAATTGCCGGATTAATTACTTCTGTTATAATGCCTTTTGTAGTTTACACTAAAGTAATTTGGATTGAAGCACCTCCTATGCCCTCTCCTGTTCCGGTAATTACAACTACGGCAAATACTATAGAAAGCATTCCGACTTCAAATCATGATGTAGTTGCTTATAAGCCTCAATATAAACCGACAACCGTAACCGTTGTTGAGAAAGAAAATTTTGAAATTAATTGGAGTTTGGTTTTAACTGCTGTTTACGGAATTGGCTTTCTGGCTTTTATGATCAAATTTGCTCTTGATTTTTACAGCTTAAATGCTGTTTTAAAAGGAAAGAAAATTGAACAGCAAGATGATTTCAAATTTATTGATATCAAAGAAAACATTGCTCCCTTCTCCTACTTCGACTATATTGTATATAACTCATCACTATATACAGCAGCAGAATTAGAGAATATTTTAGAGCATGAAAAAGTGCATAGTAATCAAAAGCACACTGTCGATGTTTTGATTTCGAGAGTCTTTTGTATTCTATTTTGGTTCAACCCAATTGTGTGGCTTTATAAAAAGGCTATTTTACAAAACCTCGAATTTATTGCCGACAGTGAGGCTTCTAAGAAAATTGCAGACAAGAAAGCCTATCAGTACACACTTTTAAAAATCACAACGCATGAAACTTGCGTTGCAATCACCAATCATTTTTATCAATCATTAATCAAAAAACGAATTGTTATGTTAAACAAGAATCAATCAAACAAAAGAAATTACTGGAAATATTCGGCAGTAATTCCTGCTCTAGGCGCATTTGTTCTTTTATTTCAAATAAGGACTATTGCGCAAGAAAAAAAGCAAAATGAAGCTACAGTCACTCAAAGAGATACAATCAAAGATTCTGATGAAACTATCAAAATAACAAAAAACACAACCGATAAGGAACTAAACGAACTTACTGGGAAATTAAAAACCAACCATAATCTTGATGTTGTAATTTCTGATGTAAAAAGAAATACCAAAGAAGAATTAACTGCGATTCAGATCAATGTAAAATCAGACTCTGGCAAAAAACAAACTATAAAAATTGATGGAGACGAAGCTATTAAAGATTGTGAATTAGCCATTGGTACTGATGAAAATGGAGCAAAATCTATCAACATTAACACTGACAGAAATTTTAAAGTACCAGTAATAATTAGAAACGAAAGGGTTATTGTTAGAAATCACGGAGAATCTGATGTTGCTACTCCAGTTCCTCCAGCACCGCCTGCATTTCCTACTGGACCACTGCCAGTAGCACCGACAGTAGATATGTCAAAAATGCCTAAACCTCCTGTTGCTCCAAAAAATCCAAAGGATAAAGTAGCAATGCAGAAGTTTGAAAAAGAAATGGAGGAATTTGAAAAGAAAATGGAAAAATTTCAGCCAAACATCGATGCTATGACTGCTTACGGAGATGCTGTTAGCGAAATTATGTCTAAGCGTGAAGCTATTTATGAGAAAGAAATGGCGAAGTATGAGATTGCAATGGAAAAATTCAATGCTAAAATGGAAAAATTCAACTATGATTTTAAGTTTAGCTTTGGAGATGATTCTAAGGACTACGAAAGCAATATGAAGCAATACGAACAAGACATGAAACAGTATGAGCTTGATATGCAACAGCATGCGAAAGATATGAAACAACATGCCAAGGACATGAAACAACATGAGAAAGACATGAAACAGCATGAAAAAGATATGAAAGAAATGGAAAAACAAAATAAAAAAGCATAG
- a CDS encoding EamA family transporter: protein MKNRDISLSPVPAVLLAIISVQFGAAIAKTLFPTIGAAGTASMRIGISAIILLFAYRTNLKTITAKQWKLVIPYGLSLGAMNLIYYFAIERIPIGLAVTLEFVGPLILAIAGSKRLVDYCWVLLAAIGILLIAPWANNRLDPVGILCALLAGAFWSAYIVLGGKVSKIMNDGDAVTIGMLFATILVLPFGLLESGLNNLTPKLFGMGIALALLSSAIPFTLEMKALGKLPPRTFSILMSLEPAAASICAFIFLKESLNFYEILAVVCVVIASAGSTLTAKK from the coding sequence ATGAAAAACAGAGACATCAGCTTATCTCCTGTTCCAGCAGTATTATTAGCAATTATCAGTGTGCAATTCGGAGCCGCGATTGCAAAGACACTTTTCCCAACAATCGGAGCAGCAGGCACAGCATCCATGCGTATTGGTATTTCGGCAATAATTTTATTATTTGCTTATCGAACTAATTTAAAAACTATAACAGCAAAACAATGGAAACTTGTAATTCCTTATGGTTTATCATTAGGAGCTATGAATTTGATATATTATTTTGCCATAGAAAGAATTCCAATTGGTTTAGCAGTAACCTTAGAATTTGTTGGCCCACTAATACTTGCGATAGCAGGTTCTAAACGCTTGGTTGATTATTGCTGGGTTTTACTTGCTGCAATCGGTATTTTGTTAATTGCTCCATGGGCAAATAACCGTTTAGATCCTGTTGGTATTTTATGTGCTCTTTTAGCAGGGGCTTTCTGGAGCGCATATATTGTTTTAGGGGGCAAAGTTTCGAAAATTATGAATGATGGAGACGCTGTAACTATAGGAATGTTATTTGCCACAATTTTAGTTTTACCTTTTGGTTTACTAGAAAGCGGATTAAATAATCTTACGCCAAAACTTTTCGGAATGGGCATTGCTCTTGCCCTTTTATCAAGTGCAATTCCATTTACTTTAGAAATGAAAGCATTGGGTAAACTTCCACCTCGAACTTTTAGTATTTTAATGAGCTTAGAACCAGCGGCAGCTTCTATCTGCGCTTTTATTTTTCTTAAAGAGAGTTTAAATTTTTACGAAATTCTCGCCGTAGTCTGTGTTGTTATCGCTTCTGCAGGAAGCACTCTAACTGCAAAAAAATAG